One Mycoplasmopsis caviae DNA segment encodes these proteins:
- a CDS encoding ABC transporter permease, whose translation MQKKNDPQYFTGKLDIKKINLYNRDVDFSGKAKKDIRWWARLFNVQSPALKVLLKISWMILEFLLIAWVVITITFFLINSVPGSTTISAGLDDAARQAAEAQYGLNLPLYQRYWIYLGNLLRADFGISLSVFPGQKINSFVWIRFLKSFMIGIFAVFLTLVIGIPVGVYVGMNPDKLPDHIATLIVSVFSSIPSLVFALLLLLIGRSVNLPYLFNELDIATYILPGLALSLSSIIVYIKYIRTELNRELNSQHAKFCYLKGLTKRRFVWTHALKPSLFPIATFFPVVIFGSFIGSIFVEQIFFITGSGGLLIQAITSKDYNIILFMVTLFSLITILSYACRDALYRIIDPRVRRR comes from the coding sequence ATGCAGAAAAAAAATGATCCCCAATATTTCACAGGTAAATTAGATATAAAGAAAATTAACCTGTACAACCGGGATGTAGATTTTAGTGGTAAGGCCAAAAAAGACATCAGATGATGAGCAAGATTGTTCAATGTTCAATCACCTGCACTTAAAGTTCTATTGAAAATTTCCTGAATGATTTTAGAATTCTTGCTTATTGCTTGAGTTGTTATTACAATAACATTCTTCCTAATTAATTCGGTCCCAGGTTCAACAACCATTTCAGCCGGTTTAGATGATGCTGCTCGACAAGCTGCTGAAGCTCAATACGGACTAAATTTGCCACTTTATCAAAGATATTGAATTTACCTTGGAAACTTACTAAGAGCTGATTTTGGAATTTCGCTTTCAGTTTTCCCAGGTCAAAAAATCAATTCATTTGTGTGAATTAGATTCCTAAAAAGTTTTATGATCGGTATTTTTGCTGTGTTTTTAACCTTAGTTATAGGAATACCTGTAGGTGTTTATGTAGGTATGAACCCAGATAAACTACCTGACCATATTGCAACTTTAATTGTTTCAGTATTCTCATCAATTCCATCGCTTGTTTTTGCCTTATTACTCTTATTAATAGGCCGAAGCGTAAATCTTCCATATTTGTTTAATGAACTAGACATAGCAACATATATCCTGCCTGGATTAGCACTAAGTTTAAGCTCAATTATTGTTTATATTAAATATATACGTACGGAATTAAATAGAGAACTCAACTCGCAACACGCTAAATTCTGCTACTTAAAAGGTTTAACAAAAAGACGTTTTGTTTGAACACATGCACTTAAACCTTCACTATTTCCTATTGCCACATTTTTCCCTGTTGTTATTTTTGGTAGTTTTATTGGTTCAATCTTTGTTGAGCAAATCTTCTTTATAACAGGTAGTGGTGGTTTATTAATCCAAGCAATTACTTCAAAAGACTACAATATCATTTTATTTATGGTTACATTATTCTCATTAATTACAATTCTCTCGTATGCTTGTCGTGATGCTCTATACCGTATCATTGACCCACGTGTAAGAAGAAGATAG